A single region of the Oncorhynchus keta strain PuntledgeMale-10-30-2019 chromosome 4, Oket_V2, whole genome shotgun sequence genome encodes:
- the nocta gene encoding nocturnin isoform X2, with protein MIVCLMGSSSSSRLFGTLAQTLNSAPLAQQDYDPEHQDSDQDPEGLEQADPDQLLRECEKILQNRPARPHRDLVYPVDPKHQHQYRNNEQQQTPSIRVMTWNILAQALGEGKDGFVQCPLDALNWAERKYLILEEILTYRPDILCLQEVDHYYDTFQPILASLGYHSTFLPKPWSPCLEVASNNGPDGCALFYRRARFSLLHTSHLRLSAMMLPTNQVAIVQTLRCRETGQRLCVAVTHLKARSGWERLRGAQGADLLQSLKAITSRAAGSDPVSRGPGGGSGTEGVPLLVCGDFNAEPSEDVYRRFISSPLGLDSAYKLLSADGQTEPAYTTWKIRPSGESCSTLDYIWYSHGAFTVDTLLDIPTEEQIGPDRLPSYHYPSDHLSLLCDVSFREPRDQPHRLM; from the exons ATGATCG TGTGTCTGAtgggcagcagtagcagcagcaggctGTTTGGTACCCTGGCCCAGACCCTGAACAGTGCTCCACTGGCCCAGCAGGACTACGACCCAGAGCACCAGGACTCAGACCAGGACCCGGAGGGCCTGGAGCAGGCCGACCCAGACCAGCTGCTCAGGGAGTGCGAGAAGATCCTCCAGAACCGGCCGGCCCGACCACACAGGGACCTGGTCTACCCTGTAGACCCTAAACACCAGCACCAATACAGGAACAATGAGCAACAGCAAACACCATCTATACGGGTCATGACATGGAACATCCTAGCTCAAG ctctaGGGGAGGGTAAGGATGGCTTTGTGCAATGTCCTCTGGATGCTCTGAACTGGGCTGAGAGGAAGTACCTGATCCTGGAAGAGATCCTCACCTACCGCCCTGACATCCTGTGTCTCCAGGAAGTGGACCACTACTACGACACCTTCCAGCCCATCTTGGCCAGCCTGGGCTACCACAGCACATTCCTTCCCAAGCCCTGGTCCCCCTGCCTGGAAGTGGCCAGCAACAACGGCCCTGATGGCTGTGCGCTCTTCTACCGCCGTGCCCGCTTCAGCCTCCTCCACACCTCCCACCTGCGCCTCTCTGCCATGATGCTGCCTACCAATCAGGTGGCCATCGTGCAGACGCTGCGTTGCCGGGAGACGGGCCAGAGGCTGTGCGTGGCTGTGACCCACCTGAAGGcgaggagtggctgggagaggctgAGGGGGGCCCAAGGGGCTGACCTGCTGCAGAGCCTAAAGGCTATCACCTCGAGGGCGGCTGGGTCAGACCCAGTCAGTAGGGGACCTGGGGGAGGGAGTGGGACAGAGGGGGTGCCTCTGCTAGTGTGTGGGGACTTTAACGCTGAGCCCTCAGAGGATGTGTACAGGCGTTTTATCTCCTCCCCCCTGGGTCTGGACTCCGCCTATAAGCTGCTGAGTGCAGATGGGCAGACGGAGCCGGCCTACACTACCTGGAAGATCCGTCCCTCGGGGGAGAGCTGCAGTACACTGGACTACATCTGGTACTCTCACGGTGCTTTCACTGTGGACACCCTGCTGGACATACCCACTGAGGAACAGATAGGACCTGACCGCCTGCCCTCATACCACTACCCCTCCGACCACCTCTCACTGCTCTGTGATGTCAGCTTCAGGGAGCCACGGGATCAACCTCATAGGCTGATGTAG
- the nocta gene encoding nocturnin isoform X3, which translates to MGSSSSSRLFGTLAQTLNSAPLAQQDYDPEHQDSDQDPEGLEQADPDQLLRECEKILQNRPARPHRDLVYPVDPKHQHQYRNNEQQQTPSIRVMTWNILAQALGEGKDGFVQCPLDALNWAERKYLILEEILTYRPDILCLQEVDHYYDTFQPILASLGYHSTFLPKPWSPCLEVASNNGPDGCALFYRRARFSLLHTSHLRLSAMMLPTNQVAIVQTLRCRETGQRLCVAVTHLKARSGWERLRGAQGADLLQSLKAITSRAAGSDPVSRGPGGGSGTEGVPLLVCGDFNAEPSEDVYRRFISSPLGLDSAYKLLSADGQTEPAYTTWKIRPSGESCSTLDYIWYSHGAFTVDTLLDIPTEEQIGPDRLPSYHYPSDHLSLLCDVSFREPRDQPHRLM; encoded by the exons AtgggcagcagtagcagcagcaggctGTTTGGTACCCTGGCCCAGACCCTGAACAGTGCTCCACTGGCCCAGCAGGACTACGACCCAGAGCACCAGGACTCAGACCAGGACCCGGAGGGCCTGGAGCAGGCCGACCCAGACCAGCTGCTCAGGGAGTGCGAGAAGATCCTCCAGAACCGGCCGGCCCGACCACACAGGGACCTGGTCTACCCTGTAGACCCTAAACACCAGCACCAATACAGGAACAATGAGCAACAGCAAACACCATCTATACGGGTCATGACATGGAACATCCTAGCTCAAG ctctaGGGGAGGGTAAGGATGGCTTTGTGCAATGTCCTCTGGATGCTCTGAACTGGGCTGAGAGGAAGTACCTGATCCTGGAAGAGATCCTCACCTACCGCCCTGACATCCTGTGTCTCCAGGAAGTGGACCACTACTACGACACCTTCCAGCCCATCTTGGCCAGCCTGGGCTACCACAGCACATTCCTTCCCAAGCCCTGGTCCCCCTGCCTGGAAGTGGCCAGCAACAACGGCCCTGATGGCTGTGCGCTCTTCTACCGCCGTGCCCGCTTCAGCCTCCTCCACACCTCCCACCTGCGCCTCTCTGCCATGATGCTGCCTACCAATCAGGTGGCCATCGTGCAGACGCTGCGTTGCCGGGAGACGGGCCAGAGGCTGTGCGTGGCTGTGACCCACCTGAAGGcgaggagtggctgggagaggctgAGGGGGGCCCAAGGGGCTGACCTGCTGCAGAGCCTAAAGGCTATCACCTCGAGGGCGGCTGGGTCAGACCCAGTCAGTAGGGGACCTGGGGGAGGGAGTGGGACAGAGGGGGTGCCTCTGCTAGTGTGTGGGGACTTTAACGCTGAGCCCTCAGAGGATGTGTACAGGCGTTTTATCTCCTCCCCCCTGGGTCTGGACTCCGCCTATAAGCTGCTGAGTGCAGATGGGCAGACGGAGCCGGCCTACACTACCTGGAAGATCCGTCCCTCGGGGGAGAGCTGCAGTACACTGGACTACATCTGGTACTCTCACGGTGCTTTCACTGTGGACACCCTGCTGGACATACCCACTGAGGAACAGATAGGACCTGACCGCCTGCCCTCATACCACTACCCCTCCGACCACCTCTCACTGCTCTGTGATGTCAGCTTCAGGGAGCCACGGGATCAACCTCATAGGCTGATGTAG